The genomic region CCGGAGGCCACGGTGGACGGGGTGTACGGGTTCTTCTTCGACGGCGGCCGGGGCCATGCCCGGATCGGCCGGATCCTCTCCTACTCGCCGGCCGAACGCACTGTCCTGCGGGAGGTGGAGTCCGTCTACAGCGGGGACCTCGCCACCGCCCGGCGCGGCTGGTGGAGCGGGGCGGCCTATCCCGATCCCGCCGCGCTCGGGCTGCCGGCGGAAGACGTGCTGATCGACGTCGACGGCGGGACCGCGCCGGCCTGGCTGGTCCGGTCCGTCCCGGCGTCCGAAGAGACGGTGCCGGACGTCTGGGCGATCATGGTGCACGGCCGCGGCGCCTCACGGCAGGAAGGCCTGCGGGCCGTCCGGACTGCCCGGGAACTGGGCATGTCCAGTCTGCTGATCTCGTACCGCAACGACGGCCTGGCTCCGTCCGCCACCGACGGGCGGTACGGCCTGGGCTCCACGGAATGGCGCGACGTCGAGGCCGCCATTGAGTACGCCCTGCAGCAGGGCGCCCGCGAGGTGGTCCTGTTCGGCTGGTCGATGGGCGGCGCGATCTGCCTCCAGACGGCCGACCTCTCGCGGCATCGCCAGGTGATCCGGGCGATGGTCCTGGACGCCCCGGTGATCAACTGGGTCAACGTGCTGGCGCACCATGCGGAGCTGAACCGGATCCCGTCGGCCGTGGGCCGCTACGGACAACTTATGCTCAGCCACCCCGCGGGCCGGCGGCTGACCGGACTGGCCGCCCCCGTGGACCTCAAGGCGATGGACTGGGTTTCACGGGCCGTGGAGCTGCGCACGCCGACCCTCATTGTGCACAGCGTGGACGACGAATACGTCCCCTTCGAGCCTTCCGCCGAGCTGGCCGAGAAGAACCCGGAGATGGTCACGTTCGAGCCTTTCGACACCGCCCGGCACACGAAGGAATGGAATGTGGACCCGGAGCGGTGGGAGCGGCAGGTGGGTGCCTGGCTCCGGCTGCAGCTGGCGCCCCGCGCCAATCCCGGGGACCAGGAGCCGGCGCCCCTGGACCCCGCGCCGAACTGACAGTTCGCGGCAGTGCGGCGCGCCGGCACTGCCGTGATCTGCAGTCTCGAGGGCGTCAGTCCTGCCGGGTCCCGATCCTGGCGGTGCGGGCGGCCGTCAGCCGGATGAGCTCGGCCGGATCGAGCTCGATGTCCAGCCCGCGCCGTCCGCCCGAAACGAGGATGGTCTCCAGCGCCAGGGCGCTGTCATCCACCACCGTGGGGGAGGACTGGCGCTGGCCGAGCGGTGAGATGCCGCCGAGCACGTAGCCCGTCCGTCGTTGCGCCGCGGCCGGGTCGGCCATCGCGGCCTTCTTGCCGCCCAGGGCAGCCGCCATAGCTTTGAGGTCCAGGTTTCCGCTCACGGGAACGACGCCGACGGCGAGCCGCCCGTCGACGTCGACCATCAGGGTCTTGAAGACCCGGGCCGGGTCGATGCCCAGCATTTCCGCCGCTTCGAGGCCATAACTGGCCACCGCGGGGTCATGGGCGTAAGGGTGGGCGACAAAGGGAACCCCGGCGGCCGCGAGTGCTGCGGTGGCCGGAGTTCCCTGCGACGGGAGTTTGCGGGCCATGTCGGCTGACTGTCCTGGCGCCGGAGCTCAGGACTGTGCCGGCTGCTGCCGGGGCGCGGACGCGGCGACTTTCCGCTTGATCCGGCCCAGCATGGCCGTCATGCCGCGCATGCGCAGCGGAGTGATGGCCCGGGTGAGGCCCAGCTGCTCGGGCATGTCGTCCGGGACCGCCAGGATTTCCGCGGCGCTGAGGCCGTCGAGTCCTTCATGGAGCACCCCGGCGAAGCCGCGGGTGGTCGGGGCTTCCTTGGGTGCCTTGAAGTAGAGCCGGACACGCTCCGGTGCGCCGCCGTCGGCCGGTTCCGTCTCGATGGTGAGGAAGAGCGGCGTCTGGCACTCCACTACTTGCTCCAGCAGTTCCGGGTGGTCCCGGAGCCGCTCCGGGAGTTCCGGAAGGCCCTGCGAGAACTCGAGGAGCAGCTGCAGCCGTTCCGGTTCGGTCAGGGCCTGGAAATCGTCAACAATGTCCGCCAGTGCGGCGGGGAGGGCAGAAGTATTCATCACTCCCAGCTTACGCACGGGCGGCAATTGTGTCCCGGTCGCCTCCGGTTCCGTCCTTGTCGAATCCGGCTGTGTCCTCGTCCCGACAGGCTCTGTCCCTGTCCTGGGCGGCCCCGTCCGTTGAAGCGGGGACCTTAGCGGCCGGCCGGGATCGTGCCGCGTTCGGTGCCTTTGGCGATGGGGACGCGCACGGCGTTGCCCCACTCGGTCCAGGAGCCGTCGTAGTTCCGGACGGTGTCGAAGCCCAGCAGGTA from Arthrobacter sp. NicSoilB8 harbors:
- a CDS encoding alpha/beta fold hydrolase, coding for MASSLRLRPDLNRAAARAAARGAATAVAAVPAASPEAGPSGSAKWALGGIIGGSAAAGVLAAGSSALALYFARRVITPAKFRDADQEILAVIRDGRAVQVILAATPEATVDGVYGFFFDGGRGHARIGRILSYSPAERTVLREVESVYSGDLATARRGWWSGAAYPDPAALGLPAEDVLIDVDGGTAPAWLVRSVPASEETVPDVWAIMVHGRGASRQEGLRAVRTARELGMSSLLISYRNDGLAPSATDGRYGLGSTEWRDVEAAIEYALQQGAREVVLFGWSMGGAICLQTADLSRHRQVIRAMVLDAPVINWVNVLAHHAELNRIPSAVGRYGQLMLSHPAGRRLTGLAAPVDLKAMDWVSRAVELRTPTLIVHSVDDEYVPFEPSAELAEKNPEMVTFEPFDTARHTKEWNVDPERWERQVGAWLRLQLAPRANPGDQEPAPLDPAPN
- the ybaK gene encoding Cys-tRNA(Pro) deacylase, which gives rise to MARKLPSQGTPATAALAAAGVPFVAHPYAHDPAVASYGLEAAEMLGIDPARVFKTLMVDVDGRLAVGVVPVSGNLDLKAMAAALGGKKAAMADPAAAQRRTGYVLGGISPLGQRQSSPTVVDDSALALETILVSGGRRGLDIELDPAELIRLTAARTARIGTRQD
- a CDS encoding SufE family protein → MNTSALPAALADIVDDFQALTEPERLQLLLEFSQGLPELPERLRDHPELLEQVVECQTPLFLTIETEPADGGAPERVRLYFKAPKEAPTTRGFAGVLHEGLDGLSAAEILAVPDDMPEQLGLTRAITPLRMRGMTAMLGRIKRKVAASAPRQQPAQS